The Xanthomonas indica genome has a segment encoding these proteins:
- a CDS encoding zinc-dependent alcohol dehydrogenase has protein sequence MRALCWNGVNDLRVETVPDPRIVNPRDVILKVGLSTTCGSDLHFIDGYLPTMREGDIIGHEFMGEVVEVGPQVRNLRVGQRVVVPSFISCGECWHCGRQEFSLCDNTNPNWEMQEPLLGYPTAGIYGYTHAFGGYAGSHADFIRVPHADVGCFAIPEEVDDEDALFLSDAGPTGFMGADFCSIQPGATVAVWGCGGVGLMAQQSARLLGAERVIAIDRLPERLALARDVLGNEVIDYSAVDSVVEMLREMTGGRGPDACIDAVGMEAHGTGLGYAYDRVKQALHLHTDRGQALREAILACRKGGTLSILGVYGLMDKFPLGAVMNKGLTVRTAQQHGQHYVPRLLELARSGAFKTRFLATHRMPLEEAARGYDLFKHKHDGCVRAVFVPGQAAAAAV, from the coding sequence ATGCGCGCACTGTGCTGGAACGGCGTCAACGATCTGCGGGTGGAAACGGTTCCCGACCCACGCATCGTCAACCCACGCGATGTCATCCTGAAGGTCGGCCTCAGCACCACCTGCGGCTCGGACCTGCATTTCATCGACGGCTACCTGCCGACGATGCGCGAAGGCGACATCATCGGCCACGAATTCATGGGCGAAGTGGTCGAGGTCGGACCGCAGGTGCGCAACCTGCGCGTCGGCCAGCGCGTGGTGGTGCCCTCGTTCATTTCTTGCGGCGAATGCTGGCACTGCGGGCGCCAGGAATTCTCGCTGTGCGACAACACCAACCCCAACTGGGAGATGCAGGAGCCGCTGCTTGGCTATCCGACCGCCGGCATCTACGGCTACACCCACGCCTTCGGCGGCTACGCCGGCTCGCATGCGGACTTCATCCGCGTGCCGCATGCCGACGTCGGCTGCTTCGCCATCCCGGAGGAGGTGGACGACGAGGACGCGCTGTTCCTGTCCGACGCCGGCCCCACCGGGTTCATGGGCGCCGATTTCTGCAGCATCCAGCCCGGCGCGACCGTGGCGGTGTGGGGGTGCGGCGGAGTCGGGCTGATGGCGCAGCAGAGCGCGCGGCTGCTGGGTGCCGAGCGGGTCATCGCCATCGATCGCCTGCCCGAGCGGCTGGCGCTGGCGCGCGACGTGCTCGGCAACGAGGTGATCGATTACAGCGCGGTCGACAGCGTGGTCGAGATGCTGCGCGAAATGACCGGCGGGCGCGGACCCGATGCCTGCATCGACGCAGTCGGCATGGAGGCGCATGGCACCGGCCTCGGCTACGCCTACGACCGGGTCAAGCAGGCGCTGCACCTACATACCGACCGCGGCCAGGCGTTGCGCGAGGCGATCCTGGCCTGCCGCAAGGGCGGCACGCTGTCGATCCTGGGCGTGTACGGGCTGATGGACAAGTTCCCGCTCGGTGCGGTGATGAACAAGGGGCTGACCGTACGCACCGCCCAGCAGCACGGCCAGCACTACGTGCCGCGCCTGCTGGAACTGGCGCGCAGCGGCGCGTTCAAGACGCGCTTCCTGGCCACGCACCGGATGCCGCTGGAGGAGGCGGCGCGCGGCTACGACCTGTTCAAGCACAAGCACGACGGCTGCGTCCGTGCGGTGTTCGTGCCGGGGCAGGCGGCCGCCGCGGCGGTGTAA
- a CDS encoding DUF4142 domain-containing protein yields MSVLGVGLAHAQTDPSGQAGGHDPGAMQQQTPSTSAAQTSSGMQGAQAARASALNEKQALGVLSAINTSEINAGNLALQKQVKGPVRDYAMQMVKEHSDNNAKIAPWGPDAKAAPAQQQMQKAKAEAGKLQALDGDRFAQAYVMAMVKDHQAALQMLDSTLIPAAKTPEVAAHLRTTRTHVAEHLAKAQQLQSGGTPPAASTR; encoded by the coding sequence ATGTCGGTTCTCGGCGTCGGCCTTGCTCATGCGCAGACCGATCCCTCCGGCCAGGCCGGCGGTCACGATCCCGGCGCGATGCAACAGCAAACGCCGTCGACGTCCGCGGCGCAGACGTCGTCCGGCATGCAGGGCGCGCAAGCCGCGCGCGCGTCTGCGCTCAACGAGAAGCAGGCGCTCGGCGTGCTGTCGGCGATCAATACCAGCGAGATCAACGCCGGCAACCTGGCCTTGCAGAAACAGGTCAAGGGCCCGGTGCGCGACTACGCCATGCAGATGGTCAAGGAGCACTCCGACAACAACGCCAAGATCGCACCGTGGGGACCCGATGCCAAGGCCGCACCGGCGCAGCAGCAGATGCAGAAGGCCAAGGCCGAGGCCGGCAAGCTGCAGGCACTGGATGGCGATCGCTTCGCGCAGGCCTACGTGATGGCGATGGTCAAGGACCACCAGGCGGCGCTGCAGATGCTCGACAGCACCCTGATCCCCGCCGCCAAGACCCCGGAGGTCGCCGCGCACCTGCGCACCACGCGCACGCACGTGGCCGAGCACCTGGCCAAGGCGCAGCAGTTGCAGAGTGGCGGCACGCCGCCGGCCGCGTCCACCCGCTGA
- a CDS encoding cation diffusion facilitator family transporter — translation MGHDHSHAPTEIRHEQPLWWALGLTALFLVVEVAGAFVTNSLALLSDAAHMATDTLALMIALIAVRLSRRPPDAKRSYGYARLEALGALVNGALLFVVAGYILWEAVQRFRQPQEIATVGMLGIAAFGLLINLISMRLLKAGSGESLNMKGAYLEVWSDMLGSVAVIVGALAIRVTGWKLIDPILAVLIGLWVLPRTWVLLREAINVLLEGVPKGVDLDAVRGYLQAAPGVASVHDLHVWALASSTPALTAHVVVAEGADADALRAALCDGLHARFDIDHITLQMEAGHCGATPCGAPAAAGEGGGHDHHGHGHDAHDHAHGHRAHGHGHAHGHSHP, via the coding sequence ATGGGACACGATCACAGTCACGCCCCCACCGAGATCCGTCACGAGCAGCCCCTGTGGTGGGCGCTCGGCCTCACCGCGCTGTTCCTCGTGGTGGAAGTGGCCGGCGCCTTCGTCACCAACAGCCTGGCGCTGTTGTCCGATGCTGCGCACATGGCCACCGACACGCTGGCGCTGATGATCGCCTTGATCGCGGTGCGGCTGAGCCGGCGCCCCCCCGATGCCAAACGCAGCTACGGCTACGCGCGGCTGGAGGCGCTGGGTGCGTTGGTCAACGGCGCGCTGCTGTTCGTGGTGGCCGGTTACATCCTGTGGGAGGCGGTGCAGCGCTTCCGCCAGCCGCAGGAGATCGCCACCGTCGGCATGCTCGGCATCGCCGCGTTCGGCCTGCTGATCAACCTGATCTCGATGCGCCTGCTCAAGGCCGGCAGTGGCGAGAGCCTCAACATGAAGGGCGCCTACCTGGAAGTGTGGAGCGACATGCTCGGCTCGGTCGCGGTGATCGTCGGCGCGCTGGCGATCCGTGTCACCGGCTGGAAGCTGATCGATCCGATCCTGGCGGTGCTGATCGGCCTGTGGGTGCTGCCGCGGACCTGGGTATTGCTGCGCGAGGCGATCAACGTGCTGCTGGAAGGCGTGCCCAAGGGCGTGGACCTGGATGCGGTGCGCGGCTACCTGCAGGCGGCGCCCGGCGTGGCCAGCGTGCACGACCTGCACGTGTGGGCGCTGGCCTCCAGCACGCCGGCGCTGACCGCGCACGTGGTGGTGGCCGAGGGTGCCGACGCCGACGCATTGCGTGCCGCGCTCTGCGATGGCCTGCATGCGCGTTTCGACATCGATCACATCACCCTGCAGATGGAAGCCGGCCATTGCGGCGCCACGCCGTGTGGCGCGCCGGCCGCGGCGGGCGAGGGCGGTGGTCACGATCATCATGGGCATGGTCACGACGCGCACGATCATGCCCATGGCCATCGCGCGCACGGGCATGGCCATGCGCATGGGCATTCGCACCCGTAA
- a CDS encoding SDR family oxidoreductase, whose protein sequence is MAQRHLPLAQQVIVITGASSGIGLCTALLAAERGARVVLVARSQGVLDATVQAIRDAGGEAITVVADVAERAQLDETATVAIRHFGRIDTWVNNAGVAIYGKLADVDEHDSRRLFDVNFWGVVHGSMAALPHLLASRGSLVNLGSEASEAVIPLQGMYAASKHAVKGFTDTLRIELEHLDDAPVSVVLIQPTAVNTPYPQHARNYLREEPSLPKPRIAPLRVAEAIQHAAEHGGRDVKVGLLASANVAMTHLLPRLADRLSALRSEQQRQAQPARDPQGTLYRAGESGRIHGD, encoded by the coding sequence ATGGCACAACGACATCTCCCGCTGGCACAACAGGTGATCGTGATCACCGGCGCCTCCAGCGGCATCGGCCTGTGTACCGCGCTGCTGGCCGCCGAGCGCGGGGCCCGCGTGGTGCTGGTGGCGCGCAGCCAGGGTGTCCTTGACGCGACCGTGCAGGCGATCCGCGACGCCGGCGGCGAGGCGATCACGGTGGTCGCCGACGTGGCCGAGCGCGCGCAACTGGACGAGACCGCGACGGTGGCGATCCGGCACTTCGGTCGCATCGACACCTGGGTGAACAATGCCGGCGTGGCGATCTACGGCAAGCTCGCCGACGTGGACGAGCACGACAGCAGGCGCCTGTTCGACGTGAACTTCTGGGGCGTGGTGCATGGATCGATGGCGGCGCTGCCGCATCTGCTGGCCTCGCGCGGCAGCCTGGTCAACCTGGGCAGCGAGGCCTCCGAGGCGGTGATCCCGCTGCAAGGCATGTATGCGGCCTCCAAGCATGCGGTCAAAGGCTTCACCGACACCTTGCGGATCGAGCTGGAGCACCTGGACGATGCGCCGGTGTCGGTGGTGCTGATTCAGCCGACCGCGGTGAACACGCCGTATCCGCAGCATGCGCGCAACTACCTGCGCGAGGAACCGTCGCTGCCCAAGCCGAGGATCGCGCCGCTGCGGGTGGCCGAGGCGATCCAGCACGCGGCCGAACACGGCGGCCGCGACGTGAAGGTGGGCCTGCTGGCCAGCGCCAACGTGGCGATGACCCATCTGCTGCCGCGCCTGGCCGACCGGCTCTCGGCCCTGCGCAGCGAACAGCAGCGGCAGGCGCAACCGGCGCGCGATCCGCAGGGCACGCTGTACCGCGCCGGCGAGAGCGGCCGCATCCACGGCGACTGA
- the lepA gene encoding translation elongation factor 4, with protein sequence MRNIRNFSIIAHVDHGKSTLADRIIQLCGGLQAREMEAQVLDSNPIERERGITIKAQSVSLPYTAQDGQVYHLNFIDTPGHVDFSYEVSRSLAACEGALLVVDAAQGVEAQSVANCYTAVEQGLEVVPVLNKIDLPTADIDRAKAEIEAVIGIDATDAVAVSAKTGLNVRDVLEAIVQRIPPPVPRDTDKLQALIIDSWFDNYLGVVSLVRVMQGEIKAGDKLLVMSTGRTHQVDNVGVFTPKRKVLPALRAGEVGWVTASIKDVHGAPVGDTLTLAGDPASKPLPGFQEMQPRVFAGLFPVDAEDYTNLREALDKLRLNDAALRFEPESSEAMGFGFRCGFLGMLHMEIVQERLEREYNLDLISTAPTVVYEVLKTDGSIISMDNPAKLPPVNMVEEIREPIIRANILTPEEYIGNIIKLCEEKRGSQIGINYLGSQVQISYELPMAEVVLDFFDKLKSVSRGYASLDYHFVRFDTGPFVRVDVLINGDKVDALSLIAHRSHADRRGRELCEKMKDLIPRQMFDVAIQAAIGSQIIARTTVKAMRKNVLAKCYGGDVSRKKKLLEKQKEGKKRMKQVGRVEIPQEAFLAVLQMDK encoded by the coding sequence ATGCGGAACATCCGCAACTTCTCCATCATCGCCCACGTCGACCACGGCAAATCGACCCTGGCCGATCGCATCATCCAACTCTGCGGCGGCCTGCAGGCGCGCGAGATGGAAGCGCAGGTGCTCGACTCCAACCCGATCGAGCGCGAACGCGGCATCACCATCAAGGCCCAGTCCGTGTCGCTGCCGTACACCGCGCAGGACGGGCAGGTCTACCACCTGAACTTCATCGACACCCCCGGCCACGTCGACTTCTCCTACGAGGTCAGCCGCTCGCTGGCCGCCTGCGAGGGCGCGCTGCTGGTGGTGGACGCGGCGCAGGGCGTGGAAGCGCAGTCGGTGGCCAACTGCTACACCGCGGTGGAGCAGGGCCTGGAAGTGGTGCCGGTGCTGAACAAGATCGACCTGCCCACCGCCGACATCGACCGCGCCAAGGCCGAGATCGAGGCGGTGATCGGCATCGACGCCACCGACGCGGTCGCGGTCAGCGCCAAGACCGGGCTGAACGTGCGCGACGTGCTGGAGGCGATCGTGCAGCGCATCCCGCCGCCGGTGCCGCGCGACACCGACAAGCTGCAGGCGCTGATCATCGACTCCTGGTTCGACAACTACCTGGGCGTGGTCTCGCTGGTGCGGGTGATGCAGGGCGAGATCAAGGCCGGCGACAAGCTGCTGGTGATGTCCACCGGCCGCACCCACCAGGTCGACAACGTCGGCGTGTTCACGCCCAAGCGCAAGGTGCTGCCGGCGCTGCGCGCGGGCGAGGTGGGCTGGGTCACCGCCAGCATCAAGGACGTGCACGGCGCGCCGGTCGGCGACACCCTGACCCTGGCCGGCGACCCGGCCAGCAAGCCGCTGCCCGGCTTCCAGGAAATGCAGCCGCGCGTGTTCGCCGGCCTGTTCCCGGTCGATGCCGAGGACTACACCAACCTGCGCGAGGCGCTGGACAAGCTGCGCCTGAACGACGCGGCGCTGCGCTTCGAGCCGGAAAGCTCCGAGGCGATGGGTTTCGGCTTCCGCTGCGGCTTCCTCGGCATGCTGCACATGGAGATCGTGCAGGAGCGCCTGGAGCGCGAGTACAACCTGGACCTGATCAGCACCGCGCCGACGGTGGTCTACGAGGTGCTGAAGACCGACGGCAGCATCATCAGCATGGACAACCCGGCCAAGCTGCCGCCGGTGAACATGGTCGAGGAGATCCGCGAGCCGATCATCCGCGCCAACATCCTCACCCCCGAGGAATACATCGGCAACATCATCAAGCTGTGTGAGGAAAAGCGCGGCAGCCAGATCGGCATCAACTACCTGGGTAGCCAGGTGCAGATCAGCTACGAACTGCCGATGGCCGAGGTGGTGCTGGACTTCTTCGACAAGCTCAAGTCGGTCAGCCGCGGCTACGCCTCGCTGGACTACCACTTCGTGCGCTTCGACACCGGCCCGTTCGTGCGCGTGGACGTGCTGATCAACGGTGACAAGGTCGATGCGCTGTCGCTGATCGCGCACCGCAGCCACGCCGATCGCCGCGGCCGCGAGCTGTGCGAGAAGATGAAGGACCTGATCCCGCGGCAGATGTTCGACGTGGCGATCCAGGCCGCGATCGGCTCGCAGATCATCGCCCGCACCACGGTCAAGGCGATGCGCAAGAACGTGCTGGCCAAGTGCTATGGTGGCGACGTCTCGCGCAAGAAGAAGCTGTTGGAAAAGCAGAAAGAAGGCAAGAAGCGCATGAAGCAGGTCGGCCGCGTGGAAATCCCGCAGGAAGCCTTCCTGGCTGTGCTGCAGATGGACAAGTAG
- a CDS encoding sigma-E factor negative regulatory protein, with the protein MTDSTPFPKPVPAPDSAAPDKFELHYRQQLSALIDGELPADEARFVLRRLQHDEELSGCHERWQLCGDILRGRVSVPAPSDFSARVRQAVAAEAQQAARAQVASAAGKRRTWRWGGSAALAASVALLALFVTQRLPQTPEALTPAQVADATAPTPAPVATTPQVPTPAPAPAPADPQGDLAAAVAAAPAMAIAANRRQEAAARREAARSEQAARPRSAPAERAYAAAAPTRPQAKTPAQTPFVAPVVPPTMVAQRASDPFGHPAAPLQARPWPRSTLPAADAGSAFTASFPRSGADPAAFYPFEPRLPADAVANPPPQQQP; encoded by the coding sequence ATGACCGATAGCACGCCCTTTCCCAAGCCAGTGCCGGCGCCCGACAGCGCAGCGCCGGATAAGTTCGAGCTGCACTACCGGCAGCAATTGTCCGCCCTGATCGACGGCGAACTGCCGGCCGACGAAGCGCGCTTCGTGCTGCGCCGGCTGCAGCACGACGAGGAGCTGTCCGGCTGCCACGAGCGCTGGCAGCTGTGCGGCGACATCCTGCGCGGGCGCGTCAGCGTGCCGGCGCCCAGCGATTTCAGCGCCCGCGTGCGCCAGGCGGTGGCCGCCGAAGCGCAGCAGGCCGCGCGCGCCCAAGTGGCCAGCGCGGCCGGCAAGCGTCGCACCTGGCGCTGGGGCGGCAGTGCGGCCCTGGCCGCCTCGGTCGCCCTGCTGGCCCTGTTCGTGACCCAGCGCCTGCCGCAGACCCCCGAGGCGCTGACGCCGGCGCAGGTGGCCGATGCCACCGCGCCGACGCCGGCGCCTGTCGCCACCACGCCGCAGGTCCCGACGCCCGCACCGGCGCCGGCGCCGGCCGATCCGCAGGGCGACCTCGCCGCGGCCGTCGCGGCGGCGCCGGCGATGGCGATCGCGGCCAACCGCCGCCAGGAAGCGGCGGCGCGACGCGAGGCCGCGCGCAGCGAGCAGGCCGCGCGGCCCCGCAGCGCCCCGGCCGAGCGCGCCTATGCCGCGGCGGCGCCCACCAGGCCGCAAGCCAAGACGCCCGCGCAGACGCCGTTCGTGGCGCCGGTCGTGCCTCCGACGATGGTCGCGCAACGCGCCAGCGATCCGTTCGGGCATCCGGCCGCGCCGCTGCAGGCCCGGCCGTGGCCGCGCTCGACGCTGCCGGCCGCCGATGCCGGCAGCGCCTTCACTGCCAGCTTCCCGCGCAGCGGCGCGGACCCGGCGGCGTTCTATCCGTTCGAACCCCGATTGCCTGCCGACGCCGTGGCCAACCCGCCGCCGCAGCAGCAGCCCTGA
- the rpoE gene encoding RNA polymerase sigma factor RpoE, giving the protein MADVETPQELDLELVRRVQRGESAAFDVLVRKYQHRIVGLIGRYIADWSECQDVAQDTFIRAYRAMGSFRGDAQFSTWLHRIAVNTAKNYLVAHNRRPPTDDVDVLDAEQFDSGTRLRDTDTPERELMRQELERTVMKAVDALPEELRTAITLREVEGMSYEDIAQKMGCPIGTVRSRIFRAREAIDAELRPLLDTDSATRERHRV; this is encoded by the coding sequence ATGGCCGATGTCGAAACACCTCAGGAGCTGGACCTGGAACTGGTCCGGCGTGTGCAGCGCGGCGAGAGCGCGGCGTTCGATGTGCTGGTGCGCAAGTACCAGCATCGGATCGTCGGCCTGATCGGGCGCTACATCGCCGACTGGAGCGAATGTCAGGACGTGGCCCAGGACACCTTCATCCGCGCCTACCGCGCGATGGGGAGCTTCCGCGGCGACGCCCAGTTCTCTACATGGTTGCACCGGATCGCCGTGAACACCGCCAAGAACTACCTGGTCGCGCACAACCGCAGGCCGCCCACCGACGATGTCGACGTGCTCGATGCCGAGCAGTTCGACAGCGGCACCCGGCTGCGCGACACCGACACGCCCGAGCGCGAACTGATGCGCCAGGAGCTGGAACGCACGGTAATGAAGGCGGTCGACGCCTTGCCGGAAGAATTGCGCACCGCCATCACCCTGCGCGAGGTGGAGGGCATGAGCTACGAGGACATCGCGCAGAAGATGGGCTGCCCGATCGGCACCGTGCGTTCGCGGATCTTCCGCGCCCGCGAGGCCATCGACGCCGAACTCCGTCCCCTGCTGGATACCGACAGCGCCACCCGTGAGCGACACCGCGTATGA
- a CDS encoding DegQ family serine endoprotease: MTHRIRHHLLGLLALTVPLAACAQQPSPSAASATPPAAQSAPAPQLVGNLPDFTRLVEQVGPGVVNVETTISRRAAAARSGGGMPDDDQIPEFFRRFFGPEGMPGMPGQPRGGAPDDDGPAGRSMGSGFIISPDGYVLTNHHVVDGASEVKVKLTDRREFTAKVVGSDQQYDVALLKIDGKNLPTVRIGDSNLLKPGQWVVAIGSPFGLDHSVTAGIVSATGRSNPYADQRYVPFIQTDVAINQGNSGGPLLNTRGEVVGINSQIFSASGGYMGISFAIPIDLAMSAVEQIKKTGKVTRAQLGVMVGAIDSLKAQGLGLPDTRGALVNQLVQGSPAAKAGLEVGDVIRTVNGTEIGASSDLPPMIGAMQPGAKVRLGILRDGKPRELTVQLTALADDAQPNAGPVVGDNAAPATGANALLGIDVADLDAATRQQLGVEPGKGVRITAVTGRAARDAQLVPGMVILQVGRTPIGSVAALNQQLSAYKKGDVVMLLIRVRDTTSFVAVRAGG; this comes from the coding sequence ATGACTCACCGTATCCGCCACCATCTGTTGGGCCTGCTGGCGCTGACCGTGCCGCTGGCCGCCTGCGCGCAGCAGCCCAGCCCCAGCGCCGCCAGCGCCACGCCGCCGGCCGCGCAGTCCGCGCCGGCACCGCAACTGGTCGGCAACCTTCCCGATTTCACCCGGCTGGTCGAGCAGGTCGGGCCGGGCGTGGTCAATGTCGAGACCACCATCAGCCGCCGCGCCGCGGCCGCGCGCTCCGGCGGCGGCATGCCCGACGACGACCAGATCCCCGAGTTCTTCCGCCGCTTCTTTGGTCCGGAGGGCATGCCGGGCATGCCCGGGCAGCCGCGCGGCGGCGCGCCGGACGACGATGGTCCCGCGGGCCGCTCGATGGGCTCGGGCTTCATCATCTCGCCCGATGGCTACGTGCTGACCAACCACCACGTGGTCGACGGCGCCAGCGAGGTCAAGGTCAAGCTCACCGACCGCCGCGAGTTCACCGCCAAGGTGGTCGGCAGCGACCAGCAGTACGACGTGGCGCTGCTGAAGATCGACGGCAAGAACCTGCCGACGGTGCGCATCGGCGACTCCAACCTGCTCAAGCCCGGCCAGTGGGTGGTGGCGATCGGCTCGCCGTTCGGCCTGGACCACTCGGTCACCGCCGGCATCGTCAGCGCCACCGGTCGCAGCAACCCTTATGCCGACCAGCGCTACGTGCCGTTCATCCAGACCGACGTGGCGATCAACCAGGGCAATTCCGGCGGCCCGCTGCTCAACACCCGCGGCGAAGTGGTCGGCATCAACTCGCAGATCTTCTCCGCCTCCGGCGGCTACATGGGCATCAGCTTCGCGATCCCGATCGACCTGGCGATGAGCGCGGTCGAGCAGATCAAGAAGACCGGCAAGGTCACCCGCGCCCAGCTTGGGGTGATGGTCGGCGCCATCGATTCGCTGAAGGCGCAGGGCCTGGGCCTGCCGGATACGCGCGGCGCGCTGGTCAACCAATTGGTCCAGGGCAGCCCGGCGGCCAAGGCCGGGCTGGAAGTGGGCGATGTGATCCGCACGGTCAACGGCACCGAGATCGGCGCCTCCAGCGACCTGCCGCCGATGATCGGCGCGATGCAGCCGGGCGCCAAGGTGCGCCTGGGCATCCTGCGCGACGGCAAGCCGCGCGAGCTGACCGTGCAGTTGACCGCGCTGGCCGACGACGCCCAGCCCAACGCCGGCCCGGTGGTGGGCGACAACGCCGCCCCGGCCACCGGGGCCAACGCGCTGCTCGGCATCGACGTGGCGGATCTGGACGCCGCCACCCGCCAGCAACTGGGCGTGGAGCCGGGCAAGGGCGTGCGCATCACCGCGGTGACCGGCCGCGCCGCGCGCGACGCGCAGCTGGTGCCGGGCATGGTGATCCTGCAGGTCGGGCGCACGCCGATCGGCAGCGTGGCGGCCCTGAACCAGCAGCTGAGCGCCTACAAGAAGGGCGACGTGGTGATGCTGCTGATCCGCGTCCGCGACACCACCAGCTTCGTCGCGGTACGCGCCGGCGGCTGA
- a CDS encoding 3-hydroxyacyl-CoA dehydrogenase NAD-binding domain-containing protein, producing the protein MLSGFDGLRFSHWQADIRGDGVVVLSLDRQDAPVNALSQDVLLELGDLLERIAIDPPKGVVIRSAKDNGFIAGADLKEFQEFDRRGTVNDAIRRGQATFQKLAELPCPTVAAIHGFCMGGGTEIALACRYRVASSDAATRVGLPETKLGIFPGWGGSARLPRLIGAPAAMDLMLTGRTVSASAARAMGLVDKVAAPAVLTDTAVALALSGTARPFKQRATAWATNTWPARKLLAPQMRKQVARKARKEHYPAPYALIGVWERSGGSGIQARLDAERKAVVKLASTPTARNLIRIFFLTERLKALGGKAHGIRHVHVVGAGVMGGDIAAWSAYKGFEVTLQDREQRFIDGALSRAGELFAKRVKDDSKRPAVAARLKGDLAGDGVPTADLVIEAIIENPQAKRELYQALEPRMQPNALLSTNTSSIPLTELREHIQRPAQFGGLHYFNPVAQMPLVEIVCHDGLAPENQKRLAAFCKAIDKLPVPVAGTPGFLVNRVLFPYMLEAATAYAEGIPGPAIDKAAVKFGMPMGPIELIDTVGLDVAAGVGAELAPFLGLPIPAALQTVEPGKRGKKDGQGLYTWENGRAKKPELAKDYRAPDDLEDRLILPLLNEAVACLHEGVVADADLLDAGVIFGTGFAPFRGGPIQHIRAAGADVLLARLRALQARYGERFAPRPGWESPALREPVV; encoded by the coding sequence ATGCTTTCAGGCTTCGACGGGCTCCGATTCAGTCACTGGCAAGCGGACATCCGCGGCGACGGCGTCGTCGTGCTCAGCCTCGACCGCCAGGACGCGCCCGTCAACGCGCTGTCGCAGGACGTGCTGCTGGAGCTGGGCGACCTGCTCGAGCGCATCGCCATCGATCCGCCCAAGGGCGTGGTGATCCGCTCGGCCAAGGACAACGGCTTCATCGCCGGCGCCGACCTCAAGGAGTTCCAGGAATTCGACCGCCGCGGCACCGTCAACGACGCCATCCGCCGCGGCCAGGCCACCTTCCAGAAACTGGCGGAACTGCCCTGCCCCACGGTGGCGGCGATCCACGGCTTCTGCATGGGTGGCGGCACAGAGATCGCCCTGGCCTGCCGGTACCGCGTGGCCTCCAGCGATGCGGCCACCCGCGTCGGCCTGCCCGAGACCAAGCTCGGCATCTTCCCCGGCTGGGGCGGCAGCGCGCGCCTGCCGCGGCTGATCGGCGCGCCGGCGGCGATGGACCTGATGCTCACCGGGCGCACCGTGTCGGCCTCGGCGGCACGTGCGATGGGCCTGGTCGACAAGGTCGCCGCGCCGGCCGTGCTGACCGATACCGCGGTGGCGCTGGCGCTGTCCGGCACCGCCCGTCCCTTCAAGCAGCGCGCCACCGCCTGGGCCACCAACACCTGGCCGGCACGCAAGCTGTTGGCGCCGCAGATGCGCAAGCAGGTGGCGCGCAAGGCGCGCAAGGAGCACTACCCGGCGCCGTACGCGCTGATCGGCGTGTGGGAACGCAGCGGTGGCAGCGGCATCCAGGCGCGCCTGGATGCCGAACGCAAGGCCGTGGTCAAGCTGGCCAGCACCCCCACCGCGCGCAACCTGATCCGCATCTTCTTCCTCACCGAACGGCTCAAGGCGCTGGGCGGCAAGGCGCACGGCATCCGCCACGTGCATGTGGTCGGCGCCGGTGTGATGGGCGGCGACATCGCCGCCTGGTCGGCCTACAAGGGCTTCGAGGTGACCCTGCAGGACCGTGAGCAGCGCTTCATCGACGGTGCGCTAAGCCGCGCTGGCGAACTGTTCGCCAAGCGGGTCAAGGACGACAGCAAGCGTCCGGCGGTGGCGGCGCGGCTGAAGGGCGACCTGGCCGGCGACGGCGTGCCGACGGCCGACTTGGTGATCGAGGCGATCATTGAGAATCCGCAGGCCAAGCGCGAGTTGTACCAGGCGCTGGAACCGCGCATGCAGCCGAATGCGCTGCTCAGCACCAACACCTCCTCGATCCCGCTGACCGAGCTGCGCGAGCACATCCAGCGCCCGGCGCAGTTCGGCGGCCTGCACTACTTCAACCCGGTGGCGCAGATGCCGCTGGTGGAGATCGTCTGCCACGACGGCCTGGCGCCGGAGAACCAGAAGCGGCTGGCCGCGTTCTGCAAGGCGATCGACAAGCTGCCGGTGCCGGTCGCCGGCACCCCCGGCTTCCTGGTCAACCGCGTGCTGTTCCCGTACATGCTGGAAGCGGCCACCGCCTATGCCGAAGGCATTCCCGGCCCGGCGATCGACAAGGCCGCGGTCAAGTTCGGCATGCCGATGGGTCCGATCGAACTGATCGACACCGTGGGCCTGGACGTGGCCGCCGGCGTCGGCGCCGAGCTGGCGCCGTTCCTGGGCCTGCCGATCCCGGCGGCGCTGCAGACCGTGGAGCCGGGCAAGCGCGGCAAGAAGGATGGCCAGGGCCTGTACACCTGGGAGAACGGCCGCGCCAAGAAGCCGGAGCTGGCCAAGGACTACCGCGCACCGGACGACCTGGAAGACCGCCTGATCCTGCCGCTGCTCAACGAGGCGGTGGCCTGCCTGCACGAAGGCGTGGTCGCCGACGCCGACCTGCTCGATGCCGGCGTGATCTTCGGCACCGGCTTCGCCCCGTTTCGGGGCGGCCCGATCCAGCACATCCGCGCCGCCGGCGCCGACGTGTTGCTGGCACGCCTGCGCGCCCTGCAGGCGCGTTATGGCGAGCGCTTCGCGCCGCGCCCGGGCTGGGAGTCGCCGGCGCTGCGCGAACCGGTGGTCTGA